A genomic window from Pecten maximus chromosome 2, xPecMax1.1, whole genome shotgun sequence includes:
- the LOC117322033 gene encoding uncharacterized protein LOC117322033 — protein sequence MASSVVRKNKAFGNPIRICPQHPRKKIVSVCNTCGEQFVCLLCIAAAHTGHRLVETDDYLNVKKVSLSGLLVDSDAKIKTIDERVEKVQQFRVDNKKVLEHTIQAVNNRGAELKAEIDKIILDFTQRSREVCEKNTDILEAMEKRLLTQLTDITAIVNKCKTALANDKNADMGSLERSLRVENARPFKPFPVLQTPGLIAEEDPAAQQLILFGSMNLKDWRLEIFDPNEDDLISDASSSITGNSKLKTATVKAIASFRHVTQGRISIVAPTLDGKAWVVKGGSCEADLMLQSGDTKQTTVVESYLNVADLMVKGDSTKTVILCSDGTIRNILQTGKTNLMYRTKNTATSLCESVEAGSIWVTQDDGKVVKYSKDGEISQTIHTDPSGRKLFSMPIKVRVNRRTGDMAVIEDSLPRHVLIMDRRSNILFRFHGDLTLDERQNHVPDGEGQGRSRFIPTAVCFDRNSNVVVCDAGTKSVMLVDRRGRATKSIWRDGNLPTSCGTQPNGDLWVGFSNGKVKVLRYLI from the coding sequence ATGGCGTCGTCTGTGGTAAGAAAGAACAAGGCATTCGGGAACCCTATCCGGATCTGTCCCCAGCATCCCCGGAAGAAGATCGTAAGCGTGTGTAACACTTGCGGTGAGCAGTTTGTATGTCTGCTATGTATCGCCGCGGCCCATACCGGCCATCGTCTCGTGGAGACGGACGATTACCTTAATGTGAAAAAAGTCTCACTTTCTGGTCTTCTCGTAGATTCCGACGCGAAGATAAAAACTATCGATGAACGGGTGGAGAAGGTTCAGCAATTTCGAGTGGACAATAAGAAAGTTTTAGAACACACCATTCAAGCTGTGAATAATAGAGGCGCAGAACTGAAAGccgaaattgataaaatcattctAGATTTCACTCAGCGCTCCCGAGAGGTTTGTGAGAAGAATACCGATATACTCGAGGCGATGGAGAAGAGATTGCTTACACAGCTAACAGACATTACCGCTAttgtaaacaaatgtaaaacGGCCCTAGCAAATGACAAAAACGCTGATATGGGTTCGTTAGAGAGAAGTCTGCGGGTTGAAAATGCTCGGCCCTTCAAACCTTTTCCCGTTTTACAAACGCCCGGTCTGATAGCGGAAGAGGATCCAGCAGCCCAACAGCTCATCCTGTTCGGCTCAATGAACCTCAAAGATTGGCGACTCGAAATATTCGACCCAAATGAAGATGACCTCATTTCAGATGCATCGAGCAGTATCACTGGAAATAGCAAGCTGAAGACAGCCACAGTGAAAGCCATCGCGTCCTTTCGTCACGTGACACAAGGTCGGATTTCGATTGTCGCCCCTACCTTGGACGGGAAGGCCTGGGTGGTGAAGGGCGGTAGTTGTGAGGCTGACCTCATGTTGCAGTCTGGCGATACGAAGCAGACGACTGTGGTGGAGTCTTATCTCAATGTCGCCGACCTGATGGTAAAAGGAGATTCAACGAAGACTGTGATTCTGTGCTCCGACGGAACCATTCGGAATATCCTGCAGACTGGAAAAACCAACTTGATGTACCGCACAAAAAACACGGCCACGAGCCTTTGTGAGTCAGTTGAGGCTGGGAGTATCTGGGTAACACAAGATGACGGCAAAGTCGTGAAATATTCCAAAGATGGTGAAATATCGCAGACAATACACACGGATCCTTCTGGTCGCAAACTCTTCTCTATGCCAATCAAAGTTCGCGTAAACAGACGTACGGGGGACATGGCAGTCATTGAAGACTCGCTCCCTCGTCATGTTCTCATCATGGACAGAAGGAGCAATATTCTATTCCGTTTCCATGGAGATCTTACCCTTGACGAACGCCAAAATCATGTTCCGGATGGCGAAGGACAAGGTCGGAGTAGGTTCATCCCTACCGCTGTGTGTTTCGACAGAAATAGCAATGTGGTTGTTTGTGACGCTGGTACTAAATCAGTCATGTTGGTGGACAGGCGAGGCCGAGCAACCAAGAGTATATGGCGGGACGGCAATTTGCCGACAAGTTGCGGGACGCAACCTAATGGCGACCTGTGGGTGGGATTCTCGAATGGCAAGGTGAAAGTCCTCAGATATCTAATATAG